The DNA sequence CCACCGACGTGGCTGCCCGGGGCATCCACGTCGACGGGGTCTCGCTGGTGGTGCACGTCGACCCGCCGAAGGACCCCAAGGACTACCTGCACCGGGCGGGGCGGACCGCGCGGGCCGGCGAGTCCGGCGCGGTCGCCACCCTGGTGCTGCCGAAGCAGCGGCGCAGCACCCTGGCCATGCTGGAAAAGGCCGGGGTGGAGCCGGCCCAGACCCGGGTACGCCGCGGCGACGCCGCGCTGTCCGAGCTGACCGGCGCAACCGAGCCGAGCGGCGTGCCGATCGTGAACGAGCCGGAGCCGCCCCGGCAGTCCCGCCCGCAGGGGGACCGGTTCCGGCCGGACCGCCCCGACCGCTTCCGGGGGCGGGGCGACCGCTCCCGGGCCGACGGAGCTGACCGCTTCCGAGGCGACGGCGAGCGGGGTGCGCGCGGTGGTGCCGACCGGGCCGGCCGTGGTGGTGCCGACCGGGCCGGTGGTGACCGGCGGCGCGGCGGTGGTGACCGGCGCTTCACCGACCGGCGGCCGAGCCGCAGCTACTGACCCGCGTGTACTGACCCGCGTGCGTGACCGGCACCGGCGACCCGCTCCGCGGCGGCTCGTCGGGCCGGTACGGTCGGGAACATGCCGACGTTGCCGAAATCGATCGTCTGGACGCGGACGGACACCGGCGGTGCCGATCAGGTCCTCTTCGACGACCAGCGCGGGCTGACCGCTCGCGGGATGGCGGTGGCGGCGGCGCCGCTGCCGTACAGCTGCCACTACGAACTCACCACCGACGAACAGTGGGCCGCCGTCCGGCTCACCGTCACCGTCGAGGGTGCCGGCTGGCTGCGGACCGTACGGATGGAACGGGCGCTCGGCCGGTGGCGGGTGAGCACCGCCGAACAGGGTGACCTGGACCGTGCTCTGCGGGCGGCCGGGCGCAGCCCGGTCGGCCTGCCCGGCACCGAGGAACCGGGCCGGCTCGACGCGGCGCTCGACGTCGATCTGGACGCCGCACCGCTGTTCAACACCCTGCCGATCCGCCGGCTGCGGTTGTCGGA is a window from the Solwaraspora sp. WMMD792 genome containing:
- a CDS encoding putative glycolipid-binding domain-containing protein; its protein translation is MPTLPKSIVWTRTDTGGADQVLFDDQRGLTARGMAVAAAPLPYSCHYELTTDEQWAAVRLTVTVEGAGWLRTVRMERALGRWRVSTAEQGDLDRALRAAGRSPVGLPGTEEPGRLDAALDVDLDAAPLFNTLPIRRLRLSDQPVGQEHRLVAAWVRVPSLEVMPMEQTYTVLGADRVRYRSGSFTAEVTLDPDGFVLHYPGLAQRA